One Lacticaseibacillus rhamnosus genomic window carries:
- the noc gene encoding nucleoid occlusion protein: protein MALSFFGHKKSDDETVVQQLPLKAIVPNQFQPRKVFTSESIQELAATIKEHGLLQPIIVREYAPDQYEIIAGERRYRAMQLLGWEKAPAIVQKMDDDESASMALVENLQREGLSAIEEGQAYVALMKLNHLTQGALAQQLGKSQAFVANKIRLLKLSAPVQEAIMNGQISERHGRELLKLDESEQVPALQQVFAEKLTVKETAALVNERLRPKKPTPKPKPKVRRSAVSHDTRIAWNTLKRSVKMIRDTGMTVTAKEEDTDDAYRMIIEIPKEKR from the coding sequence GTGGCATTATCATTTTTTGGCCATAAAAAGTCAGATGACGAGACGGTCGTGCAACAATTACCGCTTAAAGCTATTGTCCCCAATCAATTTCAGCCGCGAAAAGTTTTTACTTCCGAATCCATTCAGGAATTAGCTGCTACGATCAAAGAACACGGCTTGTTGCAGCCCATTATTGTGCGTGAATACGCGCCAGATCAGTACGAAATTATTGCCGGAGAACGACGCTACCGGGCAATGCAACTGCTAGGTTGGGAAAAAGCACCAGCCATTGTGCAAAAGATGGATGATGATGAAAGTGCGTCAATGGCTTTAGTTGAAAACCTGCAACGTGAAGGTTTAAGTGCGATTGAAGAAGGGCAGGCTTATGTTGCGCTGATGAAACTGAATCACCTAACCCAAGGCGCATTAGCCCAACAATTAGGTAAAAGTCAGGCTTTTGTTGCCAATAAGATCCGGCTGCTGAAGCTTAGTGCGCCGGTGCAAGAAGCCATTATGAATGGTCAAATCAGCGAGCGTCATGGCCGTGAGTTGTTAAAACTCGATGAATCCGAACAAGTACCAGCCTTACAACAGGTTTTTGCGGAAAAACTGACAGTCAAGGAAACAGCTGCGTTAGTAAATGAACGGTTGCGCCCAAAGAAGCCCACACCAAAGCCTAAGCCAAAAGTTCGGCGATCAGCGGTGAGTCATGATACCCGCATCGCTTGGAACACGTTGAAACGTTCGGTTAAGATGATTCGGGATACGGGAATGACAGTCACGGCCAAAGAAGAAGATACCGATGACGCATACCGTATGATCATCGAGATTCCAAAAGAGAAGAGATAG
- a CDS encoding D-alanyl-D-alanine carboxypeptidase family protein: MKKLLRGLVAAMVAVLMIGGAAPAASVAAAESSDTNLVNAKAAVAIEPTTGKVLYAKNASTVLPIASMTKMISIELVLDAIKSGKIKWDDKVTLDQSIWTISQDRDLSNVPLRRDGSYSVRELYDASLIYSANAAMMLLAKAVAGSQEKFVNQMDAKLKSWGITDAKIVNVTGLNNSQLKDAKVPGTGDNAENEMSAKDMAQVAQHLIKDHPEVLKTTSIAKQTFRKGTDDAINMENWDWMLKGLVSYDKNLPVDGLKTGTSDAAGDCFTGTVEKNGMRIITVVLHANGDAKTRRFDETKKLMTHVLENWKTITLANAGQSIKGYSKVNVNRGASRTTPIAPSAKAVAVVPADASKKTLKYTYTPAKGVKKNTIEAPVKKGTTIGNLKVTAKDDQLGFVGDNAQEGITLKTTKSNQKANFFVLIFRGIGDFFSHIF; the protein is encoded by the coding sequence ATGAAGAAGTTGTTACGTGGGTTGGTTGCCGCAATGGTCGCGGTATTAATGATAGGTGGTGCTGCTCCAGCGGCGTCCGTTGCAGCTGCCGAAAGCAGTGATACAAATCTGGTTAATGCCAAAGCCGCGGTTGCAATTGAACCTACAACTGGCAAGGTTTTATATGCTAAGAATGCAAGTACGGTTTTGCCGATTGCATCCATGACCAAGATGATCAGTATTGAGTTAGTTCTCGATGCCATTAAATCAGGCAAGATCAAGTGGGACGACAAGGTGACGTTGGATCAGTCAATATGGACAATTAGTCAAGACCGTGATCTCAGCAATGTGCCGCTGCGACGTGATGGCTCATACTCAGTGCGCGAGTTATATGATGCCTCGCTCATCTACTCAGCCAATGCAGCCATGATGTTGCTTGCAAAGGCAGTAGCCGGCAGCCAGGAGAAGTTTGTTAATCAAATGGATGCCAAACTCAAGAGCTGGGGCATTACAGACGCCAAAATTGTCAATGTGACAGGGCTGAATAATAGTCAGTTGAAAGATGCCAAAGTACCAGGCACTGGCGACAACGCGGAAAACGAAATGTCAGCCAAAGATATGGCACAAGTCGCGCAACACTTAATTAAGGATCATCCGGAAGTTTTAAAAACAACCAGTATTGCCAAGCAGACCTTCCGTAAAGGGACCGATGATGCGATCAATATGGAAAACTGGGATTGGATGCTCAAAGGTTTGGTTTCCTACGATAAGAACCTGCCAGTTGACGGGCTAAAAACCGGGACTTCCGATGCGGCTGGCGACTGCTTTACCGGGACGGTTGAAAAGAATGGCATGCGGATTATCACCGTGGTGTTGCACGCAAACGGCGATGCCAAGACACGGCGATTTGATGAAACCAAAAAGCTGATGACCCATGTTCTGGAAAACTGGAAGACCATAACGCTTGCGAATGCCGGACAAAGTATCAAGGGCTACAGTAAGGTCAATGTCAACCGTGGCGCATCACGGACAACACCGATTGCACCAAGCGCAAAAGCCGTTGCCGTTGTTCCCGCTGATGCAAGTAAAAAGACACTTAAGTATACTTACACACCGGCTAAGGGTGTCAAAAAGAACACAATTGAAGCACCCGTCAAGAAAGGTACCACGATCGGTAATTTGAAGGTAACCGCAAAAGACGATCAACTTGGCTTTGTGGGTGATAACGCACAAGAAGGTATCACCCTTAAAACGACCAAGTCCAATCAGAAAGCTAATTTCTTTGTCCTGATTTTCCGTGGCATTGGTGATTTCTTCAGTCACATTTTTTAG
- a CDS encoding DUF951 domain-containing protein: MYQLHDLVQMKKPHACGTNRWEIIRLGADIKVRCTGCGHIVMMSRRDFEKRLKKVLGQAEQTD, encoded by the coding sequence ATGTATCAACTACATGATCTGGTTCAAATGAAGAAACCGCACGCGTGCGGCACAAATCGTTGGGAGATCATCCGCTTAGGGGCAGATATCAAAGTACGTTGCACCGGTTGCGGACATATCGTGATGATGTCGCGCCGTGATTTTGAGAAGCGACTCAAAAAAGTGTTGGGTCAGGCAGAACAAACAGACTAA
- a CDS encoding DUF1129 domain-containing protein, with product MAEKHEADTSQAVDSAAVDQQQAAGGTSEASSATDAASKNAHVKQVRPASTVPEMIEQLTKKNDEYVFKLRRELKDGGMSATDEETLLKTMLPEMITAQRQGKPATQLYGPVTVKANEILHTPKPEPKKPMWLLIVDQSLFFMAILAVMYGALAYFNPKTQNTATSGFLSLLLLSFMAGIFFVYYADWMQKDKKERRSAWLVLGGGVLLVVAVTFLSSALALLNTPLTQPMPWFANIIVGVVAYGIHWVLQHRYHLKSFFQR from the coding sequence ATGGCAGAAAAGCATGAAGCAGACACGAGTCAAGCGGTAGACAGTGCTGCAGTTGATCAACAGCAAGCAGCAGGCGGTACTTCTGAAGCTTCGTCCGCAACCGATGCGGCAAGTAAGAATGCCCATGTTAAACAGGTGCGGCCGGCTTCAACAGTTCCGGAAATGATTGAACAACTCACCAAAAAGAATGATGAGTACGTGTTCAAGTTGCGGCGTGAATTGAAAGATGGCGGCATGTCTGCAACTGATGAAGAGACCTTACTTAAGACGATGTTGCCGGAAATGATTACGGCGCAACGTCAAGGCAAGCCCGCTACCCAGCTATACGGGCCGGTAACGGTGAAGGCAAACGAAATTTTGCATACGCCCAAGCCTGAACCCAAGAAGCCAATGTGGTTACTGATTGTCGATCAAAGCCTGTTCTTTATGGCGATTTTGGCGGTTATGTACGGTGCTTTGGCCTACTTCAATCCCAAGACCCAGAACACAGCTACTAGCGGTTTTCTTAGCCTCTTGCTGCTGAGTTTTATGGCCGGAATTTTCTTCGTGTACTACGCCGACTGGATGCAAAAAGACAAGAAAGAACGCCGCAGTGCATGGTTGGTTCTTGGAGGCGGCGTCTTATTGGTCGTTGCGGTTACCTTCCTCAGCAGTGCGCTTGCGTTGCTCAATACGCCGCTGACTCAGCCGATGCCATGGTTTGCCAACATTATCGTTGGGGTTGTTGCTTACGGCATTCACTGGGTGTTGCAGCATCGGTATCATCTCAAGAGCTTTTTCCAACGGTAG
- the guaB gene encoding IMP dehydrogenase translates to MSNWDTKFARRGFTFDDVLLIPAESHVLPHDVDLSVQLADNLKLNIPIISAGMDTVTESAMAIAMARQGGLGVIHKNMSIEAQADEVLKVKRSENGVIVDPFFLTADKPVSDAEALMKKYRISGVPIVNNTTDRKLTGIITNRDLRYVDDKSVLIDTVMTKEGLVTAPAGTSIEDAEAILQARKIEKLPLIDKQGRLSGLITIKDIEKVVEFPHAAKDAHGRLLVAAAVGVTSDTFERAQALLDAGVDAIVIDTAHGHSAGVIRKIKEIREHFPLATLIAGNVATAEATEALYDAGVDVVKVGIGPGSICTTRIVAGVGVPQLTAVYDAASVARKRGKTIIADGGIKYSGDIVKALAAGGNAVMLGSLLAGTDEAPGQFEIYQGRRFKTYRGMGSLGAMAQAHGSSDRYFQSGVNEANKLVPEGIEGRVAYKGSLGDVIFQMLGGIESGMGYVGAPNLQELQDNAQFIQITGAGLRESHPHDVQITREAPNYSVQ, encoded by the coding sequence ATGAGTAATTGGGATACAAAGTTTGCCCGGCGTGGTTTTACATTTGATGATGTGTTGTTGATACCTGCAGAAAGTCATGTTTTGCCTCACGATGTCGATCTGTCTGTACAACTTGCGGACAATCTAAAGTTGAATATCCCAATCATCTCAGCGGGGATGGATACGGTGACCGAAAGTGCCATGGCGATTGCAATGGCGCGTCAAGGCGGTTTAGGTGTTATCCATAAGAACATGAGCATTGAGGCTCAGGCTGATGAAGTGCTTAAGGTTAAGCGCAGTGAAAACGGGGTCATCGTTGATCCGTTCTTCCTCACTGCTGACAAGCCGGTTAGTGATGCAGAAGCGTTGATGAAGAAGTATCGCATCAGCGGTGTTCCGATCGTTAATAATACAACCGATCGTAAACTGACCGGGATCATTACGAACCGTGACTTGCGGTATGTCGATGATAAGAGCGTTCTGATCGATACCGTGATGACCAAGGAAGGTTTGGTCACTGCTCCGGCTGGCACTTCAATTGAAGACGCTGAAGCCATTCTGCAAGCCCGTAAGATTGAAAAGTTACCACTGATTGATAAGCAAGGCCGGCTCAGTGGACTCATCACGATTAAGGATATCGAAAAAGTGGTAGAATTCCCGCATGCCGCTAAAGATGCCCATGGTCGGTTGTTAGTCGCTGCCGCAGTCGGGGTTACCTCGGATACGTTTGAACGGGCCCAGGCGCTGTTGGATGCAGGGGTTGATGCGATTGTCATTGATACCGCTCACGGTCATAGCGCCGGTGTTATTCGTAAGATCAAAGAAATTCGCGAACATTTTCCATTGGCAACCTTAATTGCCGGAAATGTTGCAACGGCAGAAGCAACGGAGGCGTTATATGACGCTGGCGTTGATGTTGTGAAAGTCGGCATCGGCCCTGGCTCGATTTGCACGACCCGAATTGTTGCCGGCGTTGGGGTTCCCCAGTTGACCGCCGTTTATGACGCTGCCAGTGTTGCTCGCAAGCGTGGTAAAACCATTATTGCCGATGGTGGGATCAAATATTCCGGCGATATTGTCAAAGCGCTTGCTGCCGGTGGTAACGCCGTCATGCTCGGTTCACTCTTGGCTGGTACCGATGAAGCACCAGGCCAGTTTGAGATTTATCAAGGCCGGCGCTTTAAGACGTATCGCGGCATGGGTTCCTTAGGCGCGATGGCACAGGCTCATGGATCAAGTGATCGTTACTTCCAAAGCGGTGTCAATGAAGCTAACAAGCTCGTTCCTGAAGGGATTGAAGGCCGGGTTGCTTACAAAGGCAGCCTTGGCGATGTGATCTTCCAGATGCTTGGCGGCATTGAATCCGGTATGGGTTATGTTGGCGCACCGAACTTACAAGAACTACAGGATAATGCGCAGTTCATTCAAATTACCGGTGCCGGATTACGTGAAAGTCATCCACATGACGTCCAAATTACCCGGGAAGCACCAAACTACTCCGTTCAATAA
- the greA gene encoding transcription elongation factor GreA, with amino-acid sequence MVTYHEITPAGLANLKQEVADLKAIRPAKIKNLAEAAALGDRSENAEYSAAKRELRQLEGRLRYLDKLIRYAKVTTPAAANLADIGNWVTLEFDDDQDEDTYELVGPAEAGMGAAKLAINSPLGAAVRRHHVGDTVTVTAPSGTYQVTVMAISPHAPGKSVEQHD; translated from the coding sequence ATGGTAACGTATCATGAAATTACCCCGGCTGGTTTGGCTAATCTTAAACAAGAAGTTGCGGATCTCAAGGCGATTCGGCCAGCTAAGATTAAGAACCTGGCTGAAGCAGCGGCTTTGGGTGATCGTTCAGAGAATGCAGAATACAGCGCCGCTAAACGCGAATTACGGCAATTAGAGGGTCGCTTGCGATATTTGGACAAGTTGATTCGGTATGCCAAAGTGACGACGCCGGCCGCGGCCAACCTTGCTGATATCGGTAATTGGGTGACACTTGAATTTGACGATGATCAGGATGAAGACACTTATGAGTTGGTCGGGCCAGCAGAAGCGGGGATGGGGGCAGCTAAACTTGCCATCAACTCACCACTGGGAGCAGCCGTTCGTCGCCATCATGTTGGCGATACGGTCACCGTCACGGCACCGAGTGGCACTTATCAGGTAACGGTTATGGCCATTAGTCCGCATGCGCCCGGTAAGTCAGTCGAGCAGCACGACTGA
- a CDS encoding ParB/RepB/Spo0J family partition protein, with translation MANKNSKGLGRGIDAIFKDFESPDLSANNTVEELPLVDIRPNPYQPRKTFDQEGLKELADSIKQTGVFQPIIVRKSVSGYEIITGERRFRASKLAGKETIPAIVRDFNDPEMMEIAVLENLQREDLTPLDEAQAYDTLIKRLNLTQAEVSARLGKSRPYIANYLRLLTLPQPVKQMLSANQLSMGQARTLLSLKDKTKMVAVAKKTISENLTVRQLERLINQMNAGTNRPATKEKPKSPYVRATENQLGERFGTKVNINEGSKGKGKIEIDFSSEKDLNRILAMLDVNID, from the coding sequence ATGGCGAATAAGAATAGTAAAGGATTAGGTCGGGGAATCGATGCGATCTTCAAGGATTTTGAAAGTCCCGATCTAAGTGCCAACAATACCGTTGAGGAACTGCCGCTGGTCGATATCCGTCCCAATCCCTACCAACCGCGTAAAACCTTTGATCAAGAAGGCTTAAAAGAACTAGCTGATTCGATCAAGCAAACCGGGGTTTTTCAGCCGATAATTGTGCGCAAAAGTGTTTCGGGTTATGAAATCATCACTGGTGAACGGCGCTTTCGGGCGTCAAAACTGGCCGGCAAGGAAACCATTCCCGCCATTGTTCGCGACTTTAATGATCCGGAAATGATGGAAATTGCCGTGTTGGAAAACCTGCAGCGAGAAGATTTAACCCCGTTGGATGAAGCACAGGCATATGATACGTTGATCAAACGCTTAAATCTGACGCAAGCAGAGGTCTCGGCCCGGCTAGGAAAAAGTCGGCCTTACATCGCTAACTATCTGCGGCTATTGACGTTGCCACAACCGGTTAAGCAGATGTTGAGCGCTAATCAGCTGTCGATGGGGCAAGCCCGAACGCTGCTGAGTCTTAAAGATAAGACCAAAATGGTGGCAGTTGCTAAAAAGACGATCAGCGAAAATTTGACGGTTCGCCAACTTGAACGGCTCATTAATCAAATGAATGCCGGCACCAATCGGCCAGCGACCAAGGAAAAACCGAAGTCGCCGTATGTACGCGCAACCGAGAATCAGTTAGGTGAGCGCTTCGGAACTAAGGTCAATATTAATGAAGGCAGTAAAGGCAAGGGCAAGATCGAAATTGATTTTAGCTCTGAAAAAGACCTGAACCGTATTTTAGCCATGCTTGACGTCAATATTGATTAA
- the ychF gene encoding redox-regulated ATPase YchF, protein MALTAGIVGLPNVGKSTLFNAITKAGAEMANYPFATIDPNVGMVEVPDKRLARIDELIPAKKIIHTTFEFTDIAGIVKGASKGEGLGNKFLENIRQVDAIVHVVRAFDDDNITSVTGKVDPLEDMATINMELAIADLDSVNKRYAKVEKVARTQTNDKEAQAEFKVLQKIKPVLENGGMVRSIDFDKDEQKIVKGLFLLTSKPVLYVANIAEEAMADPDSVDYVKQIKAEAAKEGAEVIAISAKTEEEIAELDDDEKADFLAAEGVDESGLDKLIKASYHLLGLATFFTAGGKETRAWTFRRGMKAPQVAGIIHSDFERGFIRAETMSFADLDKYGSVQAVKEAGRYRSEGKEYEVQDGDIIEFRFNV, encoded by the coding sequence ATGGCTTTAACAGCAGGTATTGTCGGACTTCCCAATGTTGGCAAGTCCACGCTTTTTAATGCAATTACTAAGGCGGGTGCGGAGATGGCAAATTATCCGTTTGCCACCATTGACCCGAATGTTGGGATGGTTGAAGTGCCGGATAAACGACTGGCACGCATCGATGAACTGATTCCCGCTAAAAAAATCATTCATACGACTTTTGAATTCACCGATATTGCCGGAATTGTCAAAGGTGCTTCTAAGGGGGAAGGACTGGGCAACAAGTTCCTGGAAAATATTCGGCAAGTGGATGCGATTGTTCATGTTGTCCGTGCGTTTGATGATGACAATATTACCAGCGTCACCGGTAAAGTCGATCCGCTAGAAGATATGGCCACCATTAACATGGAACTGGCCATTGCGGACTTGGATTCAGTCAACAAACGCTATGCCAAGGTCGAAAAAGTGGCGCGGACACAAACAAACGATAAAGAAGCTCAGGCTGAGTTTAAAGTGTTGCAAAAAATCAAGCCAGTACTCGAAAATGGCGGTATGGTTCGCAGCATCGACTTTGATAAAGATGAGCAAAAAATTGTCAAAGGCCTTTTTCTGCTCACGAGTAAGCCAGTTTTATATGTCGCTAATATTGCCGAAGAAGCGATGGCTGATCCGGATTCAGTCGACTATGTTAAGCAAATTAAAGCCGAAGCCGCTAAAGAAGGTGCCGAAGTTATCGCCATTTCCGCCAAGACCGAAGAAGAAATTGCGGAGTTGGACGATGACGAAAAAGCTGACTTTTTGGCAGCGGAAGGCGTGGATGAATCTGGCCTCGATAAGCTGATCAAAGCGAGCTATCATCTTTTGGGGTTGGCGACCTTCTTTACAGCCGGTGGCAAGGAGACCCGTGCGTGGACATTCCGTCGCGGCATGAAGGCGCCTCAAGTAGCCGGTATCATTCATTCAGACTTCGAGCGTGGGTTTATTCGGGCAGAAACCATGTCCTTTGCCGATTTGGATAAATACGGTTCCGTTCAAGCGGTTAAAGAAGCCGGACGTTATCGCTCCGAGGGTAAAGAATACGAAGTGCAAGACGGGGATATCATTGAATTCCGGTTCAATGTTTAA
- a CDS encoding ParA family protein, whose translation MTHIIAVANQKGGVGKTTTTINLGACLANLGKKILIVDADAQGNATSGVGIQKAQVEKDIYDVLVNEDPITEAILPTKHKNLFIVPATIQLAGAEIELTSQMAREMRLKLGLHPVAEQYDYILIDCPPSLGQLSINAFTASDSILIPVQSEYYALEGLSQLLNTVRLVQKHFNPSLAIEGVLLTMYDARTNLGAQVIDEVRKYFGDKVYTTVIPRITRLAEAPSYGLPIVDFDPKSRGSEVYEALAKEVLAAHGE comes from the coding sequence ATGACACATATCATTGCTGTTGCCAACCAAAAAGGCGGTGTTGGGAAAACAACAACGACCATTAATCTGGGAGCGTGTTTGGCTAACCTGGGTAAGAAAATTCTGATTGTAGATGCTGATGCTCAAGGCAATGCGACAAGCGGTGTCGGGATTCAAAAGGCCCAAGTCGAAAAAGATATCTATGACGTGTTAGTCAATGAGGATCCGATTACTGAAGCCATTTTACCGACAAAGCACAAGAATCTTTTTATTGTTCCGGCAACGATTCAATTAGCAGGAGCAGAAATCGAATTAACCAGTCAGATGGCACGGGAGATGCGGCTGAAGTTAGGTTTACACCCGGTGGCGGAGCAGTACGACTATATCTTGATCGATTGTCCACCATCTTTAGGCCAGCTTTCCATCAACGCGTTTACAGCAAGCGATTCGATTTTGATTCCGGTACAAAGCGAATATTACGCGTTGGAAGGATTGAGCCAACTGCTTAATACGGTGCGCCTTGTTCAAAAGCATTTCAATCCAAGTTTGGCAATTGAAGGCGTTTTGTTAACCATGTATGATGCGCGAACCAATTTAGGGGCGCAAGTGATTGATGAAGTGCGCAAATATTTTGGTGATAAAGTCTATACAACCGTGATTCCGCGGATTACCCGGCTGGCTGAAGCGCCAAGTTATGGCCTGCCGATCGTGGATTTTGATCCGAAATCACGGGGATCCGAAGTTTACGAGGCATTAGCCAAGGAGGTGCTGGCTGCTCATGGCGAATAA
- a CDS encoding response regulator transcription factor, whose translation MKILIVDDDKEIVELLSIYVKNEGYEPIQAYSGKEAITKLVTNPDIALMILDIMMPNMSGMDVVKEVRKDSQIPIIIVSAKTADMDKIQGLITGADDYVTKPFNPLEVMARVKSLLRRSQNEVTNSEPDVLEVGPLTIKKDSHEVTTLTGKQIQLTALEFGILYLLASHPNRVFSADEIFERVWQQESIVSAKTVMVHVSHLRDKIEEATDGEKVIETVWGVGYKVEA comes from the coding sequence ATGAAGATATTAATTGTAGACGATGATAAAGAAATCGTTGAACTATTGAGCATTTATGTTAAAAACGAAGGCTATGAACCTATTCAAGCATACTCGGGCAAAGAAGCGATTACCAAGCTTGTGACCAATCCCGATATTGCGTTAATGATTTTGGATATTATGATGCCGAATATGTCAGGCATGGATGTGGTTAAGGAAGTACGCAAGGATTCGCAAATTCCGATTATCATTGTGTCAGCCAAAACAGCAGATATGGATAAGATTCAAGGATTGATCACCGGTGCTGACGATTACGTCACGAAACCATTTAATCCACTTGAGGTGATGGCGCGAGTCAAGAGTCTTTTGCGTCGGAGTCAAAATGAGGTGACCAATTCGGAGCCGGATGTGCTGGAAGTCGGGCCTTTGACGATTAAAAAGGATAGCCACGAGGTCACAACTTTGACCGGCAAACAGATTCAGTTAACGGCTTTGGAGTTTGGAATTCTCTACTTACTTGCCAGTCACCCGAATCGCGTCTTTTCCGCTGACGAGATTTTTGAGCGGGTTTGGCAACAGGAGTCAATTGTATCCGCCAAGACCGTGATGGTGCATGTTTCACACCTGCGTGACAAGATTGAAGAGGCAACAGATGGTGAGAAGGTCATCGAAACAGTCTGGGGCGTTGGCTACAAGGTCGAGGCCTAG
- a CDS encoding sensor histidine kinase: protein MSEKVKLTGKEKSELWIEGIVTVILLLMLNFALLVLINQMIAHNPGLENAIWGVKTNLTFGRGGFHLWSWSNLFLTLMGIADVIVVYWRLARRYRQMQMRHVIAELHYIADGHLDHRIKFEVNTELQKVVSSINALVDSTVNSMEEERRIEQSKDELITNVSHDIRTPLTSIIGYLGLIEDHQYRSEAELLKYTHTAYLKAKQMKVLVEDLFEYTKVKSTTTKLNPVRFNMIAMLEQLAASFELEAHKKHMRILVSGEPNPLMMEADTEKLGRVFNNLIVNALKYGQGGRHIFLDAQRIGSEVVVKVSNDGAQIPNDALSQLFDRFYRVEESRSQETGGTGLGLAIAQSIIALHGGYIYADSSPELTSFVIHLPLKVGASLTDKQTKSNEEAGKTK, encoded by the coding sequence ATGAGCGAAAAGGTCAAACTCACTGGTAAGGAAAAGTCCGAGTTGTGGATTGAAGGCATTGTGACAGTTATTTTGTTACTGATGCTGAACTTTGCGTTGTTAGTGCTGATTAATCAGATGATTGCGCATAATCCCGGGTTGGAGAATGCAATCTGGGGTGTGAAGACGAATTTGACTTTTGGCCGCGGCGGTTTTCATCTGTGGAGCTGGTCGAATCTTTTCCTTACCTTGATGGGCATTGCAGACGTCATTGTGGTGTACTGGCGATTGGCACGGCGATATCGGCAGATGCAGATGCGCCACGTGATTGCAGAGTTGCATTATATTGCGGATGGCCACTTGGATCACCGAATTAAATTTGAGGTGAATACCGAGCTGCAAAAAGTGGTTAGCAGCATTAATGCGCTGGTTGATTCTACCGTGAACTCTATGGAAGAGGAACGACGAATCGAACAGAGTAAAGATGAGCTGATTACCAATGTCAGTCATGATATCCGCACACCGTTGACCTCGATCATTGGCTACTTAGGCTTGATTGAGGATCATCAATACCGAAGTGAAGCAGAGCTACTCAAGTACACGCACACAGCGTATTTGAAAGCAAAGCAGATGAAGGTTTTGGTTGAAGATCTGTTTGAGTATACCAAGGTTAAATCAACCACGACCAAGTTGAATCCGGTCCGGTTCAATATGATTGCGATGTTGGAACAGCTTGCCGCGAGCTTTGAGTTGGAAGCCCATAAGAAACACATGCGGATCCTAGTCAGTGGCGAACCGAACCCATTAATGATGGAAGCTGACACTGAAAAGCTGGGACGCGTTTTCAATAATCTGATCGTCAATGCGTTGAAATACGGGCAAGGCGGACGGCACATTTTCCTTGACGCCCAGCGAATTGGCAGCGAAGTCGTCGTGAAGGTTTCAAATGATGGGGCTCAGATTCCCAACGATGCCTTAAGCCAGTTGTTTGATCGCTTTTACCGGGTGGAAGAAAGCCGCTCCCAAGAAACCGGGGGCACAGGACTAGGGTTGGCCATTGCGCAAAGCATCATTGCGTTGCATGGCGGGTATATTTACGCAGATTCCAGTCCTGAATTAACCAGTTTTGTGATTCATTTACCATTAAAAGTTGGCGCCTCGCTGACGGATAAACAAACTAAATCTAATGAGGAAGCAGGAAAGACGAAATGA